A stretch of Pyrenophora tritici-repentis strain M4 chromosome 7, whole genome shotgun sequence DNA encodes these proteins:
- a CDS encoding integral membrane protein, protein MVVAQLSPNTTASDMLSMIPDCTIPCAAKTLFREGGCPETNAGEISKCACTNVNLQRRFSTCVQKHCRFVDQAKFSEFSNAMCKAYPKASRVNELKATAIATIVLSLPFLFLRLYSRWLNNRLVSADEAYTVAAAAFLIVFSVLTLRMSLMGFGLHYWNIPSEHGVELLKYWYVCQMMYIMVQIFSKVAILSLYSRLFGDQRNWFRWVVRGMIAFMFIHGLVFFLLVTFQCIPIEAIWNKLIDGKCLPINYAIGFTGACLSITEDIIILILPIPQLWRLQMCLKKKIGLVLLLSIGSFACLTSIIRLKFVLEFSNSYDSTWDNVDVVKWSVIEALAACICGNLMALRPLVDRVMPTIRSVVSPYPWGLRQACEKTPSGLESHGCSDSSDTFANPKVSTNSDCTELNEMAVRGSREDDRKRLVTR, encoded by the exons ATGGTGGTCGCACAGTTGTCGCCGAATACGACAGCCAGTGACATGCTGAGCATGATACCAGACTGTACG ATACCATGTGCGGCCAAGACCTTGTTCAGGGAAGGGGGTTGCCCAGAGACCAACGCGGGCGAGATATCAAAGTGTGCTTGCACAAACGTCAACCTGCAACGGCGTTTCTCAACCTGCGTTCAAAAACACTGTCGATTCGTTGACCAAGCGA AGTTTAGCGAGTTCTCCAACGCAATGTGCAAGGCGTATCCGAAGGCATCACGTGTAAACGAGTTGAAGGCTACCGCCATTGCAACCATTGTGCTATCACTACCTTTCCTCTTCCTTCGACTGTACTCGCGATGGCTGAACAACCGGCTCGTATCCGCCGACGAAGCATACACTGTCGCCGCGGCAGCCTTTCTTATCGTGTTCTCTGTCCTCACACTGCGCATGTCGCTGATGGGCTTTGGTCTTCACTACTGGAACATTCCCTCTGAGCATGGTGTCGAGCTCCTGAAGTACTGGTATGTTTGCCAGATGATGTACATCATGGTGCAGATCTTTTCCAAAGTGGCCATCTTGTCGCTGTACTCTCGTCTATTTGGGGACCAAAGGAACTGGTTCCGCTGGGTTGTGCGTGGCATGATCGCTTTCATGTTCATACATGGACTCGTATTCTTCCTGCTAGTCACGTTCCAGTGTATACCGATCGAGGCGATATGGAACAAGCTCATCGATGGGAAGTGCCTTCCGATCAACTATGCCATCGGCTTCACTGGTGCATGCCTGAGCATAACCGAAGACATCATCATTCTGATTCTTCCAATTCCTCAGCTGTGGAGACTCCAGATGTGCCTCAAGAAAAAGATCGGGCTTGTCCTTCTTCTTAGTATCGGATCATT TGCATGTCTGACTAGCATAATCCGTCTCAAATTCGTCCTCGAATTCTCCAACTCCTATGACTCCACTTGGGATAACGTTGACGTCGTCAAATGGTCGGTCATTGAAGCCCTTGCGGCTTGCATATGCGGTAATCTGATGGCTCTTCGTCCGCTTGTCGACAGAGTCATGCCAACCATACGCTCAGTCGTCAGCCCTTACCCCTGGGGACTACGTCAAGCCTGTGAGAAGACTCCCAGCGGACTCGAGAGTCATGGCTGCTCGGATAGTAGCGATACGTTCGCCAACCCGAAAGTTTCTACCAACTCGGACTGTACTGAACTAAATGAGATGGCTGTAAGAGGTTCGAGAGAAGATGATCGGAAAAGACTGGTGACCCGGTGA
- a CDS encoding SrmB, Superfamily II DNA and RNA helicase encodes MLRRATKACPFCEVRALLGPPTGNLIQARLYTQLQRERGERHGASSARPSSYARRRENPRPSRMVLSEDVGRTSERTPRRKPDAFGYLNRTEVPRGLERVREQREARGGRQATGRDDGKRRTRSDGFHALKMQSSLHQVPYSNRTAIKRKMEEYDSFDKFPLAEPILSAIKDALPGLEYRNPTPAQAVAIPALLGLQKTVRAKVKAKQSGPDTFLLAAETGSGKTLAYLLPTLDAIKAEELQEKEDAEEQAQKDAQKAQADSQDRRTDMFAAEEPQINKAVDPARPRAIILVPSAELVAQVGAVAKSLSHTVKFRAAPISAKMTAKVIRNQLFNPNGVDVVISTPPLLASIAESNPNILARVTHLICDEADSLFDRSFKESTTEILDRATPSLKKLLLCSATIPKYLDKYLADRFPDMQRLVTPNLHAIPRRVQLGVVDVNKDPYRGNKNLACADTIWQIGKASGDYDPNEGKEAIPIKRILVFVNQREDTEAVAQYLVSKGIDALAFHRDTDPSRAAKILNSFTSDMLIKAPVSADGGDVAPPPKQESSNKRTLPNTKVIVTTDLGSRGIDTVSVKHVILYDVPHTTIDFIHRLGRTGRMGRRGRGIVLLGAGDRADVVREVKDAMFRGEALI; translated from the coding sequence ATGTTGCGGCGAGCCACCAAGGCCTGTCCTTTTTGCGAGGTGCGGGCGTTGCTGGGTCCACCAACGGGAAACCTCATCCAAGCCCGTCTGTACACCCAATTGCAGCGGGAACGGGGCGAACGCCATGGCGCATCTTCTGCGCGTCCATCCAGCTATGCGCGCCGTCGTGAAAACCCCCGTCCGTCACGCATGGTGCTGTCGGAAGACGTTGGGCGCACGTCTGAACGAACCCCACGGAGAAAACCGGACGCATTTGGATACCTCAATCGCACAGAGGTGCCGCGGGGCTTAGAGCGGGTACGCGAACAGAGGGAAGCACGTGGGGGTAGACAGGCAACGGGGCGCGACGATGGCAAGAGGAGGACAAGATCAGATGGCTTCCATGCCCTCAAGATGCAGAGTTCGCTGCACCAGGTACCCTATAGCAACCGCACCGCCATCAAGCGTAAGATGGAGGAATACGACTCCTTCGACAAGTTCCCCCTCGCCGAACCCATCCTCAGCGCCATCAAGGACGCCCTCCCCGGCCTCGAATATCGCAACCCCACACCCGCCCAAGCCGTTGCAATACCAGCCCTACTGGGCTTGCAGAAGACCGTGCGAGCAAAAGTAAAGGCAAAGCAAAGTGGACCCGACACGTTTCTTTTGGCTGCCGAAACGGGTTCCGGGAAGACGTTGGCCTACCTGCTTCCGACACTGGACGCTATCAAGGCGGAAGAACTGCAGGAAAAGGAAGATGCCGAAGAACAAGCGCAGAAGGATGCCCAGAAGGCGCAGGCCGACTCACAGGACCGAAGGACCGACATGTTCGCCGCAGAGGAACCCCAAATTAACAAGGCAGTAGACCCAGCACGACCACGAGCCATCATCCTTGTTCCATCCGCTGAACTGGTGGCCCAAGTCGGTGCCGTGGCAAAGTCGCTCtcccacactgtcaagttTCGCGCTGCGCCCATATCCGCCAAGATGACTGCCAAAGTCATTCGCAATCAACTCTTCAATCCCAACGGAGTCGACGTTGTTATTAGCACACCCCCGTTGTTAGCCAGTATCGCCGAAAGCAACCCCAACATCCTCGCCCGCGTCACTCACCTCATCTGCGACGAAGCAGACTCCCTCTTCGACCGCTCCTTCAAAGAAAGCACCACCGAAATCCTCGACCGAGCCACCCCATCGCTCAAGAAACTGCTCCTCTGCTCCGCCACCATCCCAAAGTACCTCGACAAGTACCTCGCCGACAGATTCCCCGACATGCAACGCCTCGTCACACCCAACCTCCACGCCATCCCGCGACGAGTCCAACTCGGTGTCGTAGACGTAAACAAGGACCCATACCGCGGCAACAAAAACCTCGCCTGCGCCGACACAATCTGGCAGATTGGCAAAGCATCCGGCGACTACGACCCCAACGAAGGAAAAGAAGCCATTCCCATCAAGCGCATCCTCGTCTTCGTCAACCAACGCGAAGACACCGAAGCCGTAGCCCAATACCTCGTGTCAAAAGGCATCGACGCCCTAGCCTTCCACCGCGACACGGATCCCTCGCGCGCAGCCAAAATCCTCAATTCCTTCACCAGCGACATGTTGATCAAAGCCCCTGTGTCTGCAGATGGCGGAGATGTCGCTCCTCCTCCGAAACAAGAATCGTCGAATAAACGCACGCTGCCTAATACAAAGGTCATTGTAACTACGGATCTGGGCTCAAGAGGTATCGACACCGTGTCGGTAAAACATGTCATTTTGTACGATGTACCGCATACTACTATTGATTTCATTCATCGCCTGGGTAGGACGGGACGTATGGGTAGGAGAGGCCGCGGTATTGTGTTGTTGGGAGCGGGTGATAGGGCGGACGTGGTTAGGGAGGTTAAGGATGCCATGTTTAGGGGTGAGGCGTTGATCTAG
- a CDS encoding Anillin multi-domain protein, which yields MSRNEAVSPLRINKTPAGSPIKGSGRPLSEIGPHEHRRNSPSWNQATKKIHLTKESSPFRDSSPFTNSPRLFWKEQTTSPKSRFDTSENDFEVSSPLSPKRNSIENLKKQSRVKNSSMFAREQKHEYDPTAVQPLERPLAAGRPLNATIQGNAYGGNGIQGMRQENQSPTKGHRHTRSESQTRIPAPSPSKTSPAKLPTQSSFASPSKASPSEGRMSPTKSSLVSNGRFNSPQYNHDSSMTSEAEELQQKTPRPLRRHAKSVTFDTAPPQITEFEMVTPDPSVATASRDGSYDSEEETEEEVSFDQDDSFDASLEDTDKTPVVLPEDWRHMSPDAANTSLTDAYDDVFEGRDNSPMPNARPNGTTNRSRMSSAASDSDARPLPPLPGISSGSRRRDSSIGLANTAERVVSDRRRSLPQLPQAAGISKNDLLNMREVSMSLEDRMRLMNFDNDRDTSTPTQERVQKSVEADVTDVDVTASELQIDEPKVPRISRESILRRVKSRTFEGEETETEEEYSGYDLESSPERSYGDLADLDPDVPIPSREASSNFDEQPRAVSGITESEADSVYDAYSYGENTEVEGADTSNVDGSSMSEMEDYERESSVIRHPMPPQTEDDDDTSQYSPSPEPEEQPNSTGTINSSGPSTPTAVPSSPAAAPEKQAKEDEMYSTMEGKDVDLTLDPLQASFATAACPLDTAPKLDAMRDFLRRPTTPESTREEDDDSGSEPGTPDSVIRHPVAQSPPPHESSPEVPQREATIRGGKLKTRPSLIPDEVDMAAARRQVSGEHIPPLPQRSPKRQSLNFEIGHIEEESSQLSLTSRESRILDLKLGELNLGDDSNDLSFGLDKEFDNIIESQKKGYMMRENTKVVVASSRQFSDEKPPAESEASNDAAARATSRKTSAERKPAWTKEPWIGKPRRKSIRTASGRRQRMSEGPAPPLPGQESAVGANLDSVAEKGDDDDDVFEDGEERGRVFVKVVGVKDLDLPLPKHERCHFQLTLDNGLHCVTTSWLDLKPSAPIGQEFELVVLDDLEFQLTLQTKLEPPVAPQVIPTPSKIINHKKSASAFRNLLSSPKKRKEQERKAQEEADRIALQEHQQAQAAAKRNHQATAWELLHDLVGPDGSFARAYVCLSNHENQAYGRPLTVDVPCFNEWAVDNTGASSVKSKRGGVVRRPPYRIGKLTLQLLYVPKPKNAKNEDMPKSMNACIRELKEAEQVKDISFEGTLSQQGGDCPFWRRRFFRLEGTKLTAYHESTRQPRATINLTKASKLMDDKSALQQPSATKQGGRRKSGFAEDEEGYMFVEEGFRIRFANGEVIDFYADSREQKEAWMKVLSETVGKDIAQNKGWAAMVLEKERKEKAEKALRSTMPSSMGTPTAVPGPGRRPSHTRTQSHDALTSMTSPRGHARTQSHAPAPPLKDARMSHAPPPRPRTQESSKPGRREQVRSMIF from the exons ATGTCGCGCAATGAAGCG GTGTCGCCGCTGCGCATCAACAAGACGCCCGCTGGCTCCCCCATAAAGGGCAGCGGCCGTCCGCTGTCTGAGATTGGACCCCATGAGCATCGCAGGAACTCGCCCAGCTGGAACCAGGCCACGAAG AAGATACACCTGACCAAGGAGAGCTCTCCTTTCCGGGACTCATCACCCTTCACCAACAGCCCACGTTTATTCTGGAAAGAGCAGACGACGTCGCCCAAGAGCCGCTTCGACACGTCAGAGAACGACTTTGAAGTTAGCTCGCCACTTTCGCCCAAGCGCAACTCGATTGAGAACCTCAAGAAGCAGTCGCGCGTCAAGAACAGCAGCATGTTCGCACGTGAGCAAAAGCACGAGTACGACCCCACTGCCGTCCAGCCACTGGAACGACCGCTCGCTGCCGGGCGTCCGCTCAACGCCACCATCCAGGGCAACGCTTATGGTGGGAATGGCATTCAGGGAATGCGTCAAGAGAACCAGAGCCCCACCAAGGGCCACCGTCACACCCGTTCCGAGAGCCAGACACGGATTCCAGCTCCCAGCCCGTCCAAGACTTCGCCCGCGAAGCTCCCCACACAGTCGTCGTTCGCTTCTCCATCCAAGGCCTCACCGTCTGAAGGCCGCATGTCGCCAACCAAGTCATCGCTGGTCAGCAATGGCCGCTTCAACTCACCACAGTACAACCACGACTCCAGCATGACATCCGAGGCCGAGGAGCTCCAGCAAAAGACACCTCGCCCACTGCGCCGTCATGCTAAGAGTGTGACCTTCGACACCGCTCCACCGCAAATCACAGAGTTTGAGATGGTCACACCCGATCCTTCCGTGGCAACTGCGTCGCGTGACGGTAGCTACGATTCCGAGGAGGAAACCGAGGAGGAAGTGAGCTTCGACCAGGACGACAGCTTCGATGCTTCGCTGGAAGATACCGACAAGACACCCGTTGTCTTGCCCGAGGACTGGCGCCACATGAGCCCCGACGCCGCCAACACATCGCTCACCGACGCCTACGACGATGTCTTCGAAGGCCGCGACAACAGCCCCATGCCGAATGCGCGTCCCAACGGCACCACCAACCGCTCACGCATGAGCTCCGCAGCCTCTGATAGCGATGCAAggcctcttcctcctcttcccgGTATCTCGAGCGGTTCTCGGCGGCGCGACTCTAGCATCGGCCTGGCCAACACAGCTGAGCGAGTTGTTAGCGATAGACGGCGGTCTCTCCCTCAGCTTCCCCAGGCTGCGGGCATCTCCAAGAACGATCTCCTCAACATGCGAGAAGTCTCCATGTCCCTCGAAGACCGCATGCGCTTGATGAACTTCGACAACGACCGCGATACGAGCACACCAACACAGGAGAGGGTTCAAAAGTCTGTCGAAGCGGACGTTACAGACGTTGATGTCACAGCGTCCGAGCTCCAGATTGACGAGCCCAAGGTCCCGCGCATCTCTCGCGAATCGATCCTGCGCCGCGTCAAGAGCCGCACCTTTGAAGGCGAAGAAACAGAGACGGAAGAAGAGTACAGTGGCTATGACCTTGAGTCTAGCCCGGAACGTAGCTATGGCGAtctcgccgacctggaccCGGACGTCCCCATCCCTTCGCGCGAGGCTTCTTCCAACTTCGACGAGCAACCGCGCGCCGTTTCCGGTATCACCGAGAGCGAAGCTGACAGTGTTTACGATGCGTACAGCTACGGAGAGAACACCGAAGTTGAAGGCGCGGACACATCAAATGTAGACGGCAGCTCCATGTCTGAGATGGAGGACTATGAGCGCGAGTCATCCGTCATCCGCCATCCCATGCCACCACAAACTGAGGACGATGATGACACCAGCCAATACTCGCCTTCTCCTGAACCTGAGGAGCAGCCAAACTCCACGGGCACTATCAACTCTTCTGGTCCTTCAACACCCACTGCTGTTCCCTCTTCCCCTGCTGCTGCACCTGAGAAGCAGGCCAAGGAAGACGAGATGTACTCCACCATGGAAGGTAAGGATGTCGATCTGACGCTTGACCCACTCCAAGCTTCTTTTGCAACCGCTGCGTGTCCATTGGACACTGCTCCTAAGCTAGATGCAATGCGCGATTTCCTTCGCAGACCCACCACACCTGAGAGCACCAGGGAAGAAGATGACGACTCCGGGTCGGAGCCTGGTACACCAGACTCTGTCATTCGGCATCCTGTTGCCCAGTCTCCACCCCCGCATGAGAGTTCCCCAGAGGTTCCCCAACGAGAGGCCACCATCCGGGGAGGCAAGCTGAAGACTCGTCCATCACTCATTCCTGATGAGGTTGACATGGCAGCAGCACGCCGCCAGGTCAGTGGCGAGCATATTCCGCCGCTGCCTCAGCGGAGCCCCAAGCGCCAGTCGCTCAACTTTGAGATTGGACACATCGAGGAGGAGAGCTCCCAACTCAGCTTGACAAGCAGGGAGAGCCGTATCCTTGACCTGAAGCTTGGTGAGCTCAACCTTGGCGACGATTCCAACGACCTCAGCTTTGGTCTGGACAAAGAGTTTGACAACATCATTGAGTCACAAAAG AAAGGATACATGATGCGTGAAAACACAAAGGTTGTTGTTGCGAGCAGCCGGCAATTCAGCGATGAGAAGCCTCCTGCCGAGTCAGAGGCCTCCAACGATGCAGCTGCGAGAGCCACCTCTCGTAAGACAAGCGCCGAGCGCAAGCCCGCTTGGACGAAGGAGCCCTGGATCGGTAAGCCCCGCAGGAAGAGCATCCGAACAGCATCTGGTCGCCGGCAACGCATGTCCGAGGGTCCAGCTCCACCGCTTCCTGGACAGGAATCAGCGGTTGGTGCCAACCTCGACTCCGTCGCTGAGAAGGgtgacgacgatgacgatgtGTTTGAGGATGGTGAAGAGCGAGGTAGGGTCTTTGTGAAGGTGGTTGGTGTCAAGGATCTTGATCTGCCCCTGCCAAAGCACGAACGCTGTCACTTCCAACTGACCCTTGACAACGGCTTGCACTGTGTCACTACGTCTTGGTTGGACCTCAAGCCATCTGCCCCTATTGGTCAGGAGTTTGAGCTCGTCGTGCTCGATGACCTCGAGTTCCAGCTCACTCTCCAGACTAAGCTCGAGCCTCCTGTGGCGCCACAGGTTATCCCCACACCCTCCAAGATCATCAACCACAAGAAGTCGGCCTCTGCCTTCCGCAATCTCCTCTCATCgccaaagaagaggaaggagCAAGAGCGCAAGGCGCAAGAGGAGGCTGATCGTATCGCCCTTCAAGAGCACCAGCAGGCACAAGCTGCCGCCAAGCGGAATCACCAGGCGACAGCTTGGGAACTTCTCCACGACCTCGTCGGCCCCGATGGATCATTTGCACGTGCTTATGTCTGCCTCAGCAATCACGAGAATCAAGCTTATGGACGTCCGTTGACAGTTGACGTCCCATGCTTCAACGAGTGGGCCGTCGATAACACTGGCGCTAGCAGTGTGAAGAGCAAGCGTGGAGGTGTTGTTCGTCGTCCACCATACCGGATTGGCAAGCTTACTCTTCAGCTCTTGTATGTCCCCAAGCCAAAGAACGCAAAGAACGAGGACATGCCCAAGAGTATGAATGCCTGCATTCGGGAGTTGAAGGAAGCCGAGCAAGTCAAGGATATCAGCTTCGAGGGTACCTTGAGCCAGCAGGGTGGCGATTGTCCT TTCTGGCGACGTCGTTTCTTCCGATTGGAAGGCACAAAGCTCACTGCTTACCACGAGTCGACTCGTCAACCGCGCGCTACGATCAACCTAACCAAGGCTTCCAAGCTCATGGACGATAAGAGTGCTCTACAACAACCCTCTGCTACAAAACAAGGTGGCCGACGGAAGTCTGGCTTTGCTGAAGATGAGGAGGGTTACATGTTCGTTGAAGAAGGTTTCCGTATCCGTTTCGCCAACGGCGAGGTCATCGATTTCTACGCCGATAGCCGCGAACAAAAGGAGGCTTGGATGAAGGTTCTGTCTGAGACTGTCGGCAAGGACATTGCTCAGAATAAGGGCTGGGCCGCCATGGTGCTGGAGAAGGAGCGCAAAGAGAAGGCCGAGAAGGCTTTGCGGTCGACCATGCCATCGTCAATGGGTACGCCAACCGCCGTTCCGGGCCCCGGCCGACGACCGTCACACACACGAACTCAGTCTCACGATGCCCTCACATCGATGACGAGCCCCAGGGGTCATGCGCGGACACAATCACATGCACCAGCTCCTCCTCTAAAGGACGCTCGCATGTCACACGCGCCGCCACCACGGCCACGGACGCAGGAGTCGAGCAAGCCAGGACGTAGGGAGCAGGTTCGATCGATGATTTTCTAA
- a CDS encoding SET domain containing protein, which produces MAPSTKLTLDKLAKFDDIITDAVVDKVYGWFTIRKNRGGRFTGSRGLREEDVADIIRQYVIWEKDPAEAVQKLLQLTALRRFVSGLKDKNDQEQFKRHLRRYINIYMPDCQFDVTTTNRYTITEHEASITARKDINPREEIKYLTGVQVAMTEEQEKSLELARKDFSLVISSRKKTRSLFLGPARFANHDCDANAKLTTKGYDGMQIVAVKPIYEGDEITVSYGEDYFGDNNEECLCSTCESLQQNGWAPQRRIEQDEDEEIEGGAVTSLEQAEDLIATDESVSLKRPRDESDGEASRDTTPTCKRARFEQKSPDNEADLLRKTTLKKAHSTSSLRQEVPVSSIEDPSINLAQMTREIRNQQRDGLLMVKVDETTPSREVSPQSSIAAASPKSSQSTDATSIEEDLESSASKEKVDAETIHEEHPALGVATVKTEVTTITTMVNAPWPSPPADDDAYMSDLSELSSSLEFDSENEQIVKRKPHACTFRTTRSKSRFEVQNRVGTPITLCEGDESSYAENPRKPGDYMTSNALLSAKYSKWVNCHTCEADFIQQDGYNTRKECPRCERHSKLYGFPWPKTEKEGKHDREERIRDHRTVHRFVDPNEERQLKRDKVGKVIKNNIL; this is translated from the exons ACAAACTCGCCAAGTTCGACGATATCATTACTGACGCTGTGGTTGACAAAGTCTACGGCTGGTTCACTATCCGCAAAAACCGGGGTGGCCGATTTACGGGCTCGCGGGGTCTGCGTGAAGAAGACGTTGCTGATATCATCCGGCAGTATGTCATCTGGGAGAAAGATCCGGCGGAGGCGGTGCAAAAGCTGTTGCAGTTAACGGCTCTGCGCAGGTTCGTAAGTGGTCTCAAAGACAAGAACGACCAGGAGCAGTTCAAGCGCCACCTCCGAAGATACATCAACATCTATATGCCCGACTGTCAATTCGATGTAACGACGACGAACCGCTATACGATTACCGAGCACGAGGCCTCCATCACCGCGCGAAAAGACATCAACCCAAGGGAGGAGATCAAGTACTTGACTGGAGTACAAGTCGCTATGACAGAAGAGCAAGAGAAGTCGCTAGAGCTGGCGCGCAAAGACTTCAGTCTGGTCATTTCCAGCAGAAAGAAGACGCGCTCACTCTTCCTGGGGCCTGCGCGATTCGCAAATCATGACTGCGATGCCAACGCAAAGCTCACGACAAAGGGCTACGACGGAATGCAGATTGTGGCGGTGAAGCCTATCTACGAGGGAGACGAGATTACAGTTTCGTATGGCGAAGATTACTTTGGCGACAACAATGAAGAATGTCTTTGCAGCACCTGCGAAAGTCTGCAGCAGAATGGCTGGGCACCACAGAGGCGAATCGAACaggacgaggacgaggaaATCGAAGGGGGCGCAGTCACGAGCCTTGAGCAGGCAGAGGACCTCATCGCGACAGACGAATCAGTCTCGTTGAAGAGGCCGCGAGACGAGTCGGATGGAGAGGCTTCGCGCGACACGACGCCCACCTGCAAACGAGCCCGGTTCGAGCAAAAGTCACCAGACAATGAGGCGGACCTTCTTCGAAAGACGACGCTCAAGAAGGCGCACAGCACTTCGTCACTACGACAAGAAGTTCCCGTATCCAGCATCGAGGACCCCTCCATCAACTTGGCACAAATGACGCGCGAAATCCGCAACCAACAGCGTGACGGCCTTCTCATGGTGAAGGTGGATGAAACCACGCCATCGCGAGAAGTGTCACCGCAGTCATCCATAGCCGCGGCCTCGCCCAAATCATCACAATCAACCGATGCCACATCGATCGAGGAAGACTTGGAGAGTAGCGCGTCCAAGGAGAAAGTCGACGCTGAGACCATCCACGAGGAGCACCCCGCACTGGGTGTGGCAACAGTGAAGACAGAAGTAACGACAATAACGACAATGGTAAACGCCCCGTGGCCCTCCCCGCCTGCAGACGACGACGCATACATGTCTGATCTCAGCGAACTCTCGTCGAGCCTCGAATTTGACAGTGAAAACGAACAGATTGTCAAGCGCAAGCCCCACGCATGCACATTCCGCACCACACGCTCCAAATCCCGCTTCGAAGTCCAGAACCGCGTCGGCACGCCCATCACCCTCTGCGAAGGCGACGAATCCTCGTACGCTGAGAACCCCCGCAAACCAGGCGACTACATGACGTCCAACGCGCTGCTGTCGGCCAAGTACTCCAAGTGGGTGAATTGCCACACGTGCGAGGCAGACTTTATCCAGCAGGACGGCTACAACACCCGCAAGGAGTGTCCGCGCTGCGAACGCCATTCCAAACTCTACGGCTTTCCTTGGCCCAAGACGGAGAAGGAAGGCAAGCACGATAGGGAGGAGAGGATACGGGATCACCGCACCGTGCACCGTTTTGTTGACCCCAACGAGGAGAGGCAGCTCAAGCGCGACAAGGTGGGGAAAGTCATCAAGAATAATATCC TTTGA